In a genomic window of Nodosilinea sp. E11:
- a CDS encoding peptidoglycan-binding protein encodes MDSLAQCHLWLTWETSPAPDAFLAVPTDAAPCHSWLAAAGSQTIWNRSLPIAAGIAAGVIVFGSSLGAPAEANSHRFGSTVYVNTPQGYALNVRWGPSTGTGVYRRVRRGSALQVSGVRRSGWVQLVDATWVAGNLVSTYPVGTDPTTPPPGDNRNLATVVTPQNLALNIRNGPGFNYQIVGQYLNGSRIPVTGRFSNGWAQLTNGNWVDSGHIQYSGPIHGGNQPDPTPDPGPVPSADVMELQRLLRQAGFLPANFIVNGIYDQTTQAAVREFQRVNGLPVTGIVNAATWQALYQATSRPNPNPDPQPEPDGRQRRVVTDGEATSVFDGPGTEFGFVRSVPNGSIVTITGRTSGNWSELVEGGWIFSLWLEPI; translated from the coding sequence ATGGATAGCCTGGCCCAATGCCATCTGTGGCTGACCTGGGAAACTAGCCCAGCCCCTGATGCTTTTTTAGCGGTGCCCACTGATGCAGCGCCGTGCCACTCCTGGCTAGCGGCGGCAGGGTCGCAGACGATTTGGAACCGGTCGTTGCCCATTGCCGCCGGGATCGCTGCCGGGGTGATTGTCTTCGGCAGCAGCTTAGGAGCGCCTGCCGAGGCTAACAGTCATCGCTTTGGCAGCACGGTCTACGTCAACACGCCCCAGGGGTACGCTCTTAACGTGCGTTGGGGGCCTAGCACTGGCACTGGTGTGTACCGACGAGTGCGCCGGGGCAGCGCCCTGCAAGTGTCTGGGGTGCGTCGCAGCGGTTGGGTGCAACTCGTCGATGCCACCTGGGTGGCGGGCAACCTGGTTAGCACCTACCCCGTGGGTACAGATCCGACTACGCCCCCCCCTGGCGACAACCGCAATTTGGCCACGGTGGTCACCCCGCAAAATTTGGCCCTTAACATTCGCAATGGCCCCGGCTTCAACTATCAAATTGTGGGGCAGTATCTCAACGGCAGCCGCATTCCGGTGACGGGGCGCTTTAGCAATGGTTGGGCCCAGCTGACCAATGGCAACTGGGTAGACAGTGGCCACATTCAGTACAGCGGCCCCATTCACGGGGGCAACCAACCCGATCCGACCCCCGATCCTGGACCGGTGCCCAGCGCCGATGTCATGGAGTTGCAGCGTCTGCTCCGTCAGGCTGGTTTTTTGCCCGCCAACTTCATTGTCAACGGCATCTACGACCAAACCACCCAGGCGGCGGTGCGCGAGTTTCAACGGGTCAATGGTTTGCCGGTCACCGGCATAGTCAATGCGGCCACCTGGCAGGCGCTTTACCAGGCCACGTCTCGGCCAAACCCCAATCCCGATCCGCAGCCAGAACCCGATGGTCGCCAGCGGCGAGTGGTGACCGACGGCGAAGCCACCTCCGTGTTTGATGGGCCTGGCACCGAGTTTGGCTTTGTCAGAAGCGTGCCTAACGGGTCGATTGTGACGATCACGGGGCGCACGTCGGGCAACTGGTCCGAGCTAGTTGAAGGCGGCTGGATCTTCTCGCTCTGGCTAGAGCCTATCTAG
- a CDS encoding NfeD family protein, translated as MNLTHTLELFDTPKPARVECPITAQLKGRVFYEGTYWPARLYEAAADASSALAVSSWVTVVGRQGLTLLVSPPGVTICA; from the coding sequence ATGAATCTGACCCATACGTTGGAACTCTTTGACACCCCTAAACCGGCGCGGGTTGAATGCCCGATTACCGCTCAGCTCAAAGGCCGAGTCTTTTATGAGGGCACCTACTGGCCAGCCCGGCTTTATGAAGCCGCCGCCGATGCCAGCTCTGCCTTGGCGGTGTCAAGCTGGGTTACCGTCGTTGGCCGCCAGGGGCTAACGCTGCTCGTTTCGCCACCGGGCGTGACCATTTGTGCCTAG
- a CDS encoding nicotinate phosphoribosyltransferase — protein MTHSALLAAPEDYSLLTDLYQLTMASCYLGEGIGDRRASFELFTRRLPQGYGYLVSMGLAQAIDYLTNLRFSDRHVEALRQTGLFDRAPDSFWQRLRSAGFSGDVWAVPEGTVVFANEPLLRVEAPLWQAQLAETYLLNALNYQTLIATRAARVRDVAGPAATLLEFGTRRAFSPQAALWAARAALAAGLDETSNVLAAVQLGRRPAGTMAHALVMAFTALEGSEDQAFEAFQRYFPGAALLIDTYDTVAAADRLAARVAQGHPPVTAVRLDSGDLVALSQAVRSRLPQATIFASGDLDEFEIARLQQAGAAIDGYGLGTKLVTGAPVNGVYKLVDLDGCAVMKESVQKATLPGRKQIFRRYQQGVAVGDRLGLTTEPAAPDECALLTQVMHQGELTQPLDTLETIRDRATTAVASLPTAVRQITHPADYPVDLSGALVELAAQTRQRPVPQR, from the coding sequence ATGACTCACTCGGCACTGTTGGCCGCGCCCGAAGACTACAGCCTGCTCACTGACCTGTATCAGCTCACTATGGCGAGTTGCTACCTGGGGGAGGGCATCGGCGATCGCCGCGCTAGTTTTGAGTTATTTACCCGGCGCTTGCCCCAGGGCTATGGCTACCTGGTATCGATGGGTCTGGCCCAGGCCATCGACTATTTGACTAACCTGCGGTTTTCGGATCGTCACGTAGAGGCCCTGCGCCAGACGGGGCTGTTTGATCGAGCTCCCGACAGTTTTTGGCAGCGGCTGAGGTCAGCAGGGTTTAGCGGCGATGTCTGGGCAGTGCCCGAAGGGACGGTGGTGTTTGCCAACGAGCCGCTGCTGCGGGTAGAGGCCCCCCTGTGGCAGGCCCAGCTAGCCGAAACCTACCTGCTGAACGCCCTCAACTACCAGACGCTGATTGCCACCCGTGCGGCGCGGGTGCGCGATGTGGCAGGGCCAGCGGCAACGCTGTTAGAGTTTGGCACTCGGCGAGCTTTTAGCCCCCAGGCGGCGCTGTGGGCGGCACGGGCTGCCCTGGCGGCGGGGCTAGATGAAACCTCTAACGTGCTGGCAGCGGTGCAGTTGGGCCGTCGGCCCGCCGGCACTATGGCCCATGCCTTGGTGATGGCGTTCACTGCCCTAGAGGGCAGCGAAGATCAGGCCTTTGAGGCCTTTCAACGCTATTTTCCAGGGGCGGCACTGTTGATCGACACCTACGACACCGTGGCGGCTGCCGATCGCCTGGCGGCCCGGGTCGCCCAAGGCCACCCCCCCGTCACAGCAGTACGGCTCGACTCGGGCGATTTGGTGGCGTTGTCGCAGGCGGTGCGATCGCGCCTGCCCCAGGCCACCATCTTTGCCAGCGGCGATTTGGACGAATTTGAAATTGCTCGACTCCAGCAAGCGGGGGCCGCGATCGACGGCTACGGCCTGGGCACCAAGCTGGTCACGGGCGCACCGGTCAATGGTGTCTACAAACTGGTCGATCTAGACGGCTGTGCGGTGATGAAAGAGTCGGTGCAAAAAGCGACGCTGCCTGGCCGTAAGCAGATCTTTCGCCGCTACCAGCAGGGGGTGGCCGTGGGCGATCGCCTGGGACTCACCACCGAACCCGCCGCCCCAGATGAGTGCGCTCTGCTCACCCAGGTGATGCATCAGGGTGAGCTAACTCAGCCTTTAGATACCCTGGAGACCATCCGCGATCGCGCCACCACTGCCGTCGCCAGCCTACCCACCGCCGTGCGCCAAATCACCCATCCCGCCGACTATCCTGTAGACCTATCTGGGGCGCTGGTCGAACTGGCGGCCCAGACCCGGCAACGCCCGGTGCCCCAGCGCTAG
- a CDS encoding nicotinate-nucleotide adenylyltransferase, with amino-acid sequence MTSMATSLEASHTNHIALFGTSADPPHQGHGAILTWLATQFDHVAVWTADNPFKAHQTALGDRFRMLELLIDELEVPPGRVQVHGELSHRRTVVTLERARQLWPQAQFSLVVGADLVEQLPTWHRAEDILTAVNLLVIPRPGYPLNEAKLAPLRQYTTVTVAAMPAIDVSSSRYRQGEGPPAPADTTTPAPGLTPAVQSYIDQHHLYPWPQTSTAPLTTPSAPCP; translated from the coding sequence ATGACCTCAATGGCAACCTCCCTAGAGGCTTCCCACACCAATCACATCGCCCTATTTGGCACCAGTGCCGACCCACCTCACCAGGGGCACGGGGCCATTCTCACCTGGCTAGCCACCCAGTTTGACCATGTGGCGGTATGGACCGCCGACAACCCCTTTAAGGCTCACCAGACCGCCCTGGGCGATCGCTTTCGCATGCTAGAGCTGCTCATCGACGAGCTAGAAGTTCCCCCAGGGCGCGTGCAGGTGCATGGTGAACTCAGCCACAGGCGCACCGTTGTCACCCTAGAGCGGGCGCGGCAGCTCTGGCCCCAGGCTCAATTTTCGCTGGTGGTGGGGGCCGATCTGGTCGAGCAACTGCCGACCTGGCACCGGGCTGAAGATATCTTGACGGCGGTTAACCTGCTGGTCATTCCTCGCCCCGGCTACCCCCTCAACGAGGCGAAGCTGGCTCCTCTGCGGCAATACACCACAGTCACCGTAGCCGCCATGCCTGCGATCGATGTCTCCTCCTCCCGCTATCGCCAGGGTGAAGGGCCGCCCGCCCCCGCCGACACGACTACCCCCGCCCCCGGCCTTACTCCAGCAGTCCAGTCTTACATTGACCAACACCACCTCTACCCATGGCCACAAACCTCCACCGCACCCCTGACCACCCCCTCAGCCCCGTGCCCCTAG
- a CDS encoding NUDIX hydrolase, with the protein MATNLHRTPDHPLSPVPLADFKVGVDNVIFSVDTQQNRLLVLVVMRPDDPFAGYWSLPGTLVRQGESIEAAAYRVLAEKIRVNTLYLEQLYTFGGPDRDPREAPQAFDVRYLSVSHFALVRFEDAELIADGVSGIAWYPLAQVPQLAFDHNEILAYGYRRLRNKLEYSPIAFDVLPEVFTLGDLYQLYVTVLGEGFSDYSNFRARLLKLGFLQDTGHKTSRGAGRPASLYRFDAAAFEPLKEKPMVFI; encoded by the coding sequence ATGGCCACAAACCTCCACCGCACCCCTGACCACCCCCTCAGCCCCGTGCCCCTAGCCGACTTCAAGGTGGGGGTAGACAACGTAATTTTTTCGGTCGATACCCAGCAAAACCGGCTGCTGGTGCTAGTCGTGATGCGCCCCGACGACCCCTTTGCTGGCTACTGGAGCCTGCCGGGCACGCTAGTGCGCCAGGGTGAATCGATCGAAGCCGCTGCCTACCGAGTGCTGGCCGAAAAGATCCGGGTCAACACGCTATATCTAGAGCAGCTCTACACCTTTGGTGGCCCCGATCGCGACCCTCGCGAAGCACCCCAAGCCTTTGATGTGCGCTATTTGTCGGTCAGCCACTTTGCCCTGGTGCGGTTTGAAGATGCCGAACTAATCGCCGACGGTGTCAGCGGTATCGCCTGGTATCCCCTGGCACAGGTGCCCCAGTTAGCCTTCGACCACAACGAAATTCTTGCCTACGGCTACCGCCGTCTACGTAACAAACTCGAATACAGCCCGATCGCCTTCGATGTGCTGCCCGAGGTGTTTACCCTAGGCGATCTCTACCAACTCTACGTCACGGTTTTGGGAGAGGGGTTTTCGGACTATTCCAACTTTCGTGCCCGGCTGCTCAAGCTGGGTTTTTTGCAGGATACGGGCCACAAAACCTCTCGCGGAGCCGGGCGACCCGCCAGTCTATATCGGTTTGATGCAGCGGCCTTTGAGCCACTAAAAGAAAAGCCTATGGTGTTTATCTAA
- a CDS encoding site-specific DNA-methyltransferase, translated as MKAKAPNNRTLELTADERSSLLQRLVNLNSPCALADILNKTICQDMFEVLPYLPLKWVDLLIVDPPYNLTKAFNGKRFNHRDNNHYATWLDSWITQLKPLLKPQASAYFCADWATSTAMYPVLEKHFIVRNRITWEREKGRGAQANWKNASEDIWFCTVSDDYYFDVNAVKLKRQVMAPYKTAAGQPKDWDDSGAEKYRLTHPSNLWTDITVPFWSMPENTDHPTQKPEKLVTKLLLASSKPGAVVLDPFLGSGTTAVVAHKLGRQYVGIEQDPDYCCLAEKRLALAALDPTIQGYADGVFWERNTLAAQRSRPKKSLSSGA; from the coding sequence ATGAAAGCCAAGGCACCTAACAATCGCACCCTTGAACTTACCGCTGACGAGCGGTCTAGCTTATTACAGCGACTGGTTAATTTGAATAGCCCCTGCGCTCTGGCCGATATTCTCAATAAAACCATTTGCCAAGATATGTTTGAGGTACTGCCCTACCTGCCTCTTAAATGGGTCGATTTGTTGATTGTTGACCCGCCGTACAATCTCACTAAAGCTTTCAATGGCAAACGGTTTAACCACCGTGACAACAATCACTATGCCACCTGGCTTGATAGCTGGATTACGCAGTTAAAACCTCTACTAAAACCCCAAGCCTCTGCCTATTTTTGTGCTGACTGGGCTACGTCCACTGCCATGTATCCTGTGCTAGAAAAACACTTCATTGTCAGAAATAGAATTACCTGGGAGCGCGAAAAAGGGCGCGGTGCTCAAGCCAATTGGAAAAATGCTAGCGAAGACATTTGGTTTTGCACCGTTTCTGATGACTACTACTTTGATGTCAATGCCGTTAAGCTCAAGCGTCAGGTGATGGCTCCCTACAAAACCGCTGCTGGGCAGCCCAAAGATTGGGATGATAGCGGAGCAGAAAAGTACCGGCTGACCCATCCGTCTAACCTGTGGACGGACATTACAGTTCCCTTTTGGTCAATGCCCGAAAATACCGATCATCCCACCCAAAAACCCGAGAAGCTGGTGACCAAACTTCTGCTAGCCAGCTCAAAGCCTGGCGCTGTGGTGCTCGATCCGTTCTTGGGGAGTGGTACCACCGCTGTTGTTGCCCACAAACTAGGGCGGCAGTATGTGGGCATTGAGCAAGACCCTGACTACTGTTGTCTGGCCGAAAAACGCCTGGCGCTAGCGGCGTTAGACCCCACCATTCAAGGCTACGCCGACGGGGTATTTTGGGAGCGCAATACCCTGGCGGCCCAGCGCAGCCGCCCCAAAAAATCGCTCTCCTCGGGAGCCTAA
- a CDS encoding NAD+ synthase, which produces MKFAIAQLNPTIGDLAHNAQQVLDAARQADQLGAQVLVTTELVLCGYPPRDLLLRPGFIQAMAQTLDRLAADLPHHLAVLVGFAAANPKARYDGEKPLFNSTALLQGGQVQQVFHKQLLPTYDVFDEHRYFAAGQGPSSFTVPLGDWGLRVGVTICEDLWNDEEFWGGRSYTRNPIADLVAEGVDVVVNLSASPYSVNKAQLRASMLAHSATRFRCPILYVNQVGANDDLIFDGTSMAFNRQGDLVARLPAYQAGLTVVDYDPIARDLHSGEIAPLPTDENEAIWSALVLGVRDYTHKCGFKRAVIGLSGGIDSALVAAIAAAALGPTNVLGILMPSPYSSDHSVTDALALAKALGIAHQTLAIGPLMADYDQVLDPLFAGTSPGVAEENIQSRIRGNLLMAVSNKFGHLLLSTGNKSEMAVGYCTLYGDMNGGLAVIADLPKTRVYALCQWLNQQVGLGRNSAGTLALGALAKGSEGPVAGHGTSPPTLIPANILTKPPSAELKLGQVDQDSLPPYDVLDDILDRLVQRHESVADIVAAGHDAAIVDRVIGLVSRAEFKRRQAPPVLKVTDRAFGMGWRMPIANRWTSEAKLLPLAK; this is translated from the coding sequence ATGAAATTTGCGATCGCCCAGCTTAACCCCACCATTGGCGACCTGGCCCACAACGCCCAGCAGGTGCTCGATGCCGCCCGCCAGGCCGACCAGCTAGGTGCCCAGGTGCTGGTCACCACTGAGCTGGTGCTGTGCGGCTACCCACCCCGCGACCTGCTGCTGCGGCCTGGGTTCATTCAGGCTATGGCCCAAACCCTAGATCGTCTGGCCGCCGACCTGCCCCACCACCTGGCGGTGCTGGTGGGGTTTGCCGCCGCCAACCCCAAGGCCCGCTACGATGGTGAAAAACCACTGTTTAATAGCACCGCCCTGCTTCAGGGGGGCCAGGTGCAGCAGGTGTTCCACAAGCAGCTCTTACCCACCTACGACGTGTTTGACGAGCACCGCTACTTTGCTGCCGGTCAGGGGCCAAGCAGCTTTACCGTACCCCTGGGCGACTGGGGCCTGCGCGTCGGCGTTACCATCTGCGAAGACCTGTGGAACGACGAAGAATTTTGGGGCGGGCGCAGCTACACCCGCAACCCGATCGCCGACCTGGTGGCCGAGGGGGTAGATGTGGTGGTCAACCTCTCGGCTTCGCCCTACTCGGTCAACAAAGCACAGCTGCGGGCCTCAATGTTGGCCCACAGCGCCACCCGATTTCGCTGCCCCATTCTCTACGTCAACCAGGTGGGGGCGAATGACGATCTAATCTTCGACGGCACCAGTATGGCCTTTAACCGCCAGGGAGATCTGGTGGCCCGCCTGCCTGCCTACCAAGCGGGGCTCACGGTCGTAGACTATGACCCCATTGCGCGTGACCTGCACAGCGGCGAGATTGCCCCCCTGCCCACCGACGAAAATGAGGCAATCTGGTCAGCCCTGGTGCTGGGGGTACGCGACTACACCCACAAGTGCGGCTTTAAACGAGCAGTGATTGGCCTCAGCGGCGGCATTGACTCGGCGCTGGTGGCGGCGATCGCGGCGGCGGCTCTTGGCCCAACCAACGTGCTGGGCATTCTCATGCCCTCTCCCTACAGCTCTGACCACTCCGTCACCGATGCCCTAGCCCTGGCTAAGGCCCTGGGCATTGCCCACCAGACCCTGGCGATTGGCCCACTGATGGCCGACTACGACCAGGTCTTAGATCCTCTCTTTGCGGGCACCAGCCCTGGGGTGGCCGAAGAAAATATTCAATCGCGGATTCGCGGCAATTTGCTGATGGCGGTGTCGAACAAGTTTGGCCACCTGCTGCTCTCAACCGGCAACAAGTCGGAGATGGCGGTGGGCTACTGCACCCTCTACGGCGACATGAATGGTGGCCTGGCCGTGATCGCCGACCTGCCCAAAACGCGGGTCTACGCCCTCTGCCAGTGGTTAAATCAGCAGGTGGGTCTAGGCAGAAATAGTGCTGGAACGCTGGCGCTAGGGGCCTTGGCCAAGGGTTCTGAGGGGCCAGTTGCCGGCCATGGCACCAGCCCTCCGACCCTGATTCCCGCCAACATTCTCACCAAGCCCCCCAGTGCCGAACTCAAACTGGGCCAGGTCGATCAAGATTCTTTGCCCCCCTACGACGTGCTCGACGACATTCTCGATCGCCTGGTGCAGCGCCACGAGTCGGTGGCTGATATTGTCGCCGCTGGCCACGATGCGGCGATCGTCGATCGGGTGATTGGCCTGGTATCTCGCGCTGAGTTTAAGCGGCGGCAGGCCCCGCCGGTGCTCAAGGTGACCGATCGCGCCTTTGGCATGGGCTGGCGCATGCCGATCGCCAACCGCTGGACCAGCGAGGCTAAGCTGTTACCGTTAGCTAAATAA
- a CDS encoding ABC transporter permease, which yields MKWITATPWGVYSVWWRHFQVYRSTWLVNFLPPISEPIVYLLAFGYGLTPLVGDVEYLGQMVPYPQFLAPGMIAIGVLFQSFFEGAYSSFIRLNFQKTWQALLTAPLSYTDVFLGDWFWAATKGAIAGTLTGLVAVLAGLYDFSSLVLSMPLILLGSLLFGAFGLLIAGAVNKVDQVNVPIFLFIIPMFTLCGTYFPRDTLPPLLARFAGLLPLASLVDLLRWPLGLPPWWPLLLLWLTVWMVVMARLAALRIYPRLFS from the coding sequence ATGAAGTGGATCACCGCTACTCCTTGGGGCGTGTATTCGGTTTGGTGGCGGCACTTTCAGGTGTACCGCAGCACCTGGCTGGTCAATTTTTTGCCGCCGATTTCAGAGCCGATTGTCTACCTGCTGGCCTTTGGCTACGGCCTTACCCCTCTGGTGGGCGATGTGGAATATCTGGGGCAAATGGTGCCCTACCCACAGTTTTTGGCTCCGGGCATGATTGCGATCGGGGTGCTGTTTCAGTCGTTCTTTGAGGGGGCCTACAGCAGTTTCATTCGGCTCAATTTTCAGAAGACCTGGCAGGCGCTGCTGACGGCCCCGCTGAGCTATACCGATGTGTTTTTGGGCGACTGGTTTTGGGCGGCCACTAAGGGGGCGATCGCCGGTACGCTCACTGGCCTAGTGGCGGTGCTGGCTGGCCTCTACGACTTCTCTAGCCTGGTGCTGTCGATGCCGTTGATACTGTTGGGCAGTCTGCTGTTTGGGGCCTTTGGTCTGTTGATCGCGGGGGCTGTGAACAAAGTTGACCAGGTGAATGTGCCGATTTTTCTGTTCATCATCCCCATGTTTACCCTCTGCGGCACCTACTTCCCCCGCGATACCCTGCCGCCGCTGCTGGCGCGGTTTGCCGGGTTGTTGCCCTTGGCTTCGCTTGTCGATCTGCTGCGCTGGCCCTTGGGGCTGCCCCCCTGGTGGCCGTTGCTGCTGCTGTGGTTAACGGTGTGGATGGTGGTGATGGCCCGGTTGGCGGCCCTGCGGATTTACCCCCGGTTATTTAGCTAA
- a CDS encoding ATP-binding cassette domain-containing protein has translation MSDELSLTAYDLWKTYGDEAVVQGISFTLAPGEIVGLLGPNGAGKTTTVGMLFGTVIPTKGFVQFGPWQLPGQGQLARAQMGIVTQEDNLDPDFTVFNNLTHFAHHYRITGAAARQRAGELLALVNLEHRAEAQVDDLSGGMKRRLVLARALLNQPKIVFLDEPTTGLDPDARQDFWRLVQHLKANGCGILLTTHYMDEAQRLCDRLLLLQQGKVIDEGTPSDLVARVIGREVAEIEGVEAPILQDLAARHSTWYRAFGSGHLVTLPDADPDTLWAQIEAHHPSRLLRRPANLEDVFLRLTGSVLE, from the coding sequence GTGTCAGACGAGCTGAGCTTAACGGCCTACGACCTTTGGAAAACCTACGGTGACGAGGCCGTGGTGCAGGGCATTAGCTTTACCCTGGCACCGGGCGAAATTGTTGGGCTGCTGGGGCCAAACGGGGCGGGCAAAACCACCACCGTGGGCATGCTGTTTGGCACGGTGATTCCTACCAAGGGGTTTGTGCAGTTTGGCCCCTGGCAGCTGCCGGGGCAGGGGCAGCTAGCCCGCGCCCAGATGGGCATTGTCACCCAAGAAGACAATCTCGACCCCGACTTTACGGTGTTCAACAACCTCACCCACTTTGCCCACCACTACCGGATTACTGGGGCGGCAGCACGGCAGCGGGCAGGGGAACTGCTGGCTTTGGTCAACCTGGAGCACCGGGCCGAGGCCCAGGTGGATGACCTCTCGGGCGGCATGAAGCGGCGGCTAGTGCTGGCCCGCGCCCTGCTGAATCAGCCCAAAATTGTGTTTTTGGACGAGCCCACCACCGGCCTCGACCCCGATGCCCGGCAAGACTTTTGGCGGCTGGTGCAGCACCTCAAGGCCAACGGCTGCGGCATTTTGCTCACCACCCACTATATGGATGAGGCCCAGCGGTTGTGCGATCGCCTCTTACTCCTCCAGCAGGGCAAAGTGATCGATGAGGGCACCCCCTCCGACCTGGTGGCCCGCGTGATTGGCCGCGAAGTCGCCGAAATTGAGGGGGTTGAGGCCCCCATTCTTCAAGATCTGGCTGCCCGCCACAGCACTTGGTACCGGGCCTTTGGCAGTGGCCACCTGGTCACCCTGCCCGATGCCGACCCCGACACCCTCTGGGCTCAGATCGAGGCCCACCACCCCAGCCGTCTCCTGCGGCGGCCCGCTAATTTAGAAGATGTATTCCTTCGCCTCACCGGGAGCGTGCTCGAATGA